In Miniphocaeibacter halophilus, the following proteins share a genomic window:
- the ftsY gene encoding signal recognition particle-docking protein FtsY yields MFKNFFDKFKNKDDEENKEIEEIEEKEENKEGDINLEEKNHDLSSEKEEELIEETNQEEEITEEKESFFSKLKKGLTKTRDNISNKIDTILASYQKVDEDLFEEIEETLISADVGVDSTMQIIDELTERVKLERIKDPQEVKSILISIMKQKLAEAVPNNNLDTSKSPTIILVVGVNGVGKTTTIGKMAAKLKQQGKKVMLVAADTFRAAAIEQLTEWANRAGVDIISHKEGADPASVVFDGIASAKSKNVDVLICDTAGRLHNKKNLMNELNKIHRVVEREYPEAYKETLLVVDGTTGQNAIFQAKEFKEVAELTGVVITKLDGTAKGGVVFPLEIELGLPVKLIGVGEQIDNLMEFDSDNFVDAIFN; encoded by the coding sequence ATGTTTAAAAATTTTTTTGATAAATTTAAAAATAAAGACGATGAGGAAAATAAAGAAATTGAAGAAATCGAGGAAAAAGAAGAAAATAAAGAAGGGGATATTAATTTAGAAGAGAAAAACCATGATTTGTCTTCTGAAAAAGAAGAAGAATTAATTGAAGAAACAAATCAAGAAGAAGAAATTACAGAGGAGAAAGAAAGCTTTTTCAGTAAGTTAAAAAAAGGATTAACTAAAACTCGTGACAATATTTCTAATAAAATAGATACGATTTTAGCAAGTTATCAAAAAGTAGATGAGGATTTATTTGAAGAAATTGAAGAAACTTTAATTTCAGCAGATGTTGGGGTAGATTCTACTATGCAAATAATAGATGAACTAACAGAAAGAGTTAAGTTAGAAAGAATAAAAGATCCTCAAGAAGTAAAAAGTATTTTAATATCAATTATGAAACAAAAATTAGCTGAAGCAGTACCAAATAATAATCTTGACACTTCAAAAAGTCCAACGATTATACTAGTAGTTGGAGTAAATGGAGTTGGAAAAACTACAACTATAGGAAAAATGGCTGCCAAATTAAAACAACAGGGTAAAAAAGTAATGTTAGTTGCAGCTGATACATTTAGAGCAGCAGCTATTGAACAATTAACCGAATGGGCAAATAGGGCTGGTGTGGATATTATTTCTCATAAAGAAGGAGCAGATCCTGCTTCTGTAGTTTTTGATGGAATAGCTTCTGCTAAGTCAAAGAATGTAGATGTCTTAATTTGTGATACTGCAGGTAGATTGCACAATAAAAAGAATTTAATGAATGAGCTTAATAAAATACATCGTGTTGTTGAAAGGGAGTATCCTGAAGCTTATAAAGAAACTTTATTAGTAGTAGATGGTACTACAGGTCAAAATGCAATTTTTCAAGCAAAAGAATTTAAAGAAGTTGCTGAATTAACAGGTGTAGTAATTACTAAACTAGATGGAACAGCAAAGGGAGGAGTAGTATTTCCTTTAGAAATTGAATTAGGTTTACCAGTAAAATTAATTGGAGTAGGAGAACAAATAGATAATTTAATGGAATTTGATTCAGATAATTTCGTAGATGCAATATTTAATTAA